In Rutidosis leptorrhynchoides isolate AG116_Rl617_1_P2 chromosome 2, CSIRO_AGI_Rlap_v1, whole genome shotgun sequence, one genomic interval encodes:
- the LOC139891629 gene encoding 2-C-methyl-D-erythritol 2,4-cyclodiphosphate synthase, chloroplastic: MATSSTSAYTPPVQTGISSKHQPILPTSTSFVTCFTTRSPLSIRSISRPAVVAAATNAVEIEKPAGTKPNSKVLPFRVGHGFDLHRLEPGYPLIIGGISIPHERGCEAHSDGDVLLHCVVDAILGALGLPDIGQIFPDNDPKWKGAASSVFIKEAVRLMDEAGYELGNLDATLILQRPKLSPHKEAIRDNLSLLLGADPAVVNLKAKTHEKVDSLGENRSIAAHTVVLLMKK; encoded by the exons ATGGCGACTTCATCAACATCAGCCTACACACCTCCTGTTCAGACCGGAATATCCTCGAAACACCAACCAATTCTACCTACTTCAACCTCCTTTGTCACGTGCTTCACCACACGCTCACCGCTTTCTATTCGATCAATATCACGGCCGGCAGTCGTTGCGGCAGCAACTAACGCCGTTGAAATTGAGAAACCGGCGGGTACGAAACCTAATTCGAAGGTGTTACCGTTTAGAGTCGGTCACGGATTTGATCTTCATCGATTGGAGCCTGGATATCCACTCATCATCGGAGGCATTAGTATTCCTCACGAGAGAGGTTGCGAAGCTCATTCCGATG GTGACGTGCTGTTGCATTGTGTCGTTGATGCAATTTTGGGTGCATTGGGGCTACCTGACATCGGGCAAATCTTTCCTGACAACGATCCGAAATGGAAAGGCGCAGCATCATCCGTTTTCATCAAAGAAGCT GTAAGACTGATGGACGAAGCGGGTTATGAGCTAGGAAACTTAGATGCCACTTTGATACTACAAAGACCAAAACTAAGCCCTCATAAAGAGGCCATTAGGGACAACTTGTCTTTACTCTTAGGTGCAGACCCCGCCGTTGTGAACTTGAAAGCTAAAACCCATGAAAAGGTAGACAGCCTTGGAGAAAATAGAAGTATTGCAGCTCATACCGTTGTGCTTCTAATGAAAAAGTGA